The window AATAGTCTCCAATTGAAATGCCCTTCCCACTACCGAAATACGCACCTTTTTCTATGTTGATTATTTTTCCGGTTTTCAAAAAAAGCTTTGACGCTAAAAAACCTCTCAGTTTTTTTGCCCCAAAACTAAAAGGCCTTTCTGACCGCGGCATGTTACGTGCTATGGAATAATAGAGCCCTAGGTAAAGTTTCTTCATTCTATGCGTCTCCCTTTCGCTTTTTTCTCAAGGAGTTTATTTCAGACTTTATATAATCAATTTCCAGAAGCTTAATTCTATCACTCATTATATAGTATAATACAATTCCCAATAATATGCTCATGATAACTCGCAAATACAATGTTATCGGAAACTGATTAAAGGACGCCACTGCTATCATCATGACAATGCCTATTGCCGCAACCTTTAGAAACTGTGTCAAAATTTCCTTTTTATCAAACCTGCCGATGCGCTTTTGTATTAGATAAAGCATGGCAAGTGCGTTTAGAGTCACGGCTATGGATGTGGCAAGAGCCAATCCTCTTATGCCCATTATTTTTACGAAAATAAGGTCGAGAGTTATATTTATTGCAACACTTGCAAGGCTTGTATAGAATGGTGTCTTCGTATCCTTGAAGGCATAAAAGACCTTGTTTGAAAGCTCCTGAATCGAAAAACCCACCATACCCGCAACATAAAAGCCCAATGCTGCAGATGTGGAATTAACGCTGCTTATGTCGAATGTTCCCCTCTGATAAAGAACCTGTACAAGTTCCTTGTTTATTGCAAGTATTCCAAACATGACAGGCATGAATATAAATATCATTACCCGCACTGCCTTGGAAATTCTTTTTTTCATCTCATCAATCCTGTTTTCAGCCACAAGGGTGGAAAACTGGGGGAAAAGAACCGTACTTATTCCAAATATCATCGTTGTAGCAACTGCAGTGTATGCTATGTTGGCATAATTAAGCGAAGCCAGTTGCCCGTCCGCCAAGGTTGAAGCTATGCTCGAGTCGACCAATATATTTATGTTGTAAACTGCCGACGAAAACAATATGGGAAGCATTAGCCCGAAAATATGTTTCATCTCGCTGTTAATCTTAAATACCGGTTTGTACCTAAATGACTCTTTTCTCGAGAAGATTAAGAGCAACAGAAGCTGTCCCGCCCATCCTATTAGGGTAGCATAGGCAAGACCTTCAACTCCCAATGTAGAATTAAAAATTATAAGATAGGAAATGAGTATCAGGTTATATGGAAGGCTGACTAAAGAGGTTACTCCGAATTTCCCTTTTGACTGTAAAAACGAAATGAATGAGTATACTAGTGGCACAAGAATCAT is drawn from Peptostreptococcaceae bacterium and contains these coding sequences:
- the murJ gene encoding murein biosynthesis integral membrane protein MurJ, translated to MAMGLGEDGMKKNKTVNTVLLVIYLTVFSKLFGLARDMLIGYRYGTSVESDAYFVAYRMTITIFLSIGSAITATVIPFVVHYIKGRDNEKLFEFTGNLMTVLFAAGVLIAGIGFVFAPIYTKLIAIGFEGEKLALTVSIVRIFFPVMILVPLVYSFISFLQSKGKFGVTSLVSLPYNLILISYLIIFNSTLGVEGLAYATLIGWAGQLLLLLIFSRKESFRYKPVFKINSEMKHIFGLMLPILFSSAVYNINILVDSSIASTLADGQLASLNYANIAYTAVATTMIFGISTVLFPQFSTLVAENRIDEMKKRISKAVRVMIFIFMPVMFGILAINKELVQVLYQRGTFDISSVNSTSAALGFYVAGMVGFSIQELSNKVFYAFKDTKTPFYTSLASVAINITLDLIFVKIMGIRGLALATSIAVTLNALAMLYLIQKRIGRFDKKEILTQFLKVAAIGIVMMIAVASFNQFPITLYLRVIMSILLGIVLYYIMSDRIKLLEIDYIKSEINSLRKKRKGDA